The following are from one region of the Calditrichota bacterium genome:
- a CDS encoding molybdopterin-dependent oxidoreductase, protein MATKHKPSLIEKIAEKMHIIPALHEDGEPIERIVEPGDQTNFPPPEKWDDWTEYEATSGHNRQKKNYMIVPTNCFNCEAGCGLLTYIDKETMKVRKFEGNPYHPGSRGRNCAKGPATINQINDTDRILYPLKRVGKRGSGEWERVSWNDVLDDISGRLRKAIQEGRNNEIAYHVGRPGHEGYIDRVLQSWGVDGHNSHTNVCSSGARFGYAIWHGYDRPSPDHANARFILLISAHLESGHYFNPHAQRIIEGLMNGAQMAVMDPRLSNTASMANFWMPTYPGSEAAVLLAMAKIILDEGLFNEKFMKDWVNWQDYLQAEYPADEVTFDNFIKALREEYAEYTPEFAAKEAQIDANTIVEVARKIGAAGEHFATHNWRSAGSGNLGGWAVARCLHFLNVLTGSVGTVGGTQPSAWNKYKPDTPNKPPAQKFWNLLHFPDEYPLAFFEMSFLLPHFLKEGRGKMDVYFSRVFNPVWTYPDGFSWMEVLQDEEKMGMHIALTPTWNETAYYADYVLPMGHSAERHDIISYETHSGKWMGFRQPVLREAMRRQGKDVEFTYQANPGEVWEEDEFWIELSWRIDPDGSMGIKKHFESPYRSAEKMTIEEYYQYIFERVPGLPEKAKEEDLSPLNYMRKYGAFEIEKSTYNKHMDEVSEEALKNTSVNEDGAVIKDGKVIGVQVDGKARVGFHTPSKKQEFYSQTMVDWKWPEYKIPVYIKSHIQEEKMDREKGDFPLVPTFRLPTLIHSRSANAKWLTEISNRNPIWMHTSDAEKFGIKSDDMIRVNTGIGYFVDKVWVTEGMKPGVIACSHHIGRWKRPQDKMGGNRWASNTVTLENDGSQWKMRVVDGIRPYKSTDADSSRIFWTDGGVHQNITHEVHPDPISGMHCWHQKVRIEKVHEGDRYGDVVVDTDKSFEIYKEWLKMTRPAPGPDGLRRPLWFARPVRPVEELFYINNEIEKK, encoded by the coding sequence ATGGCAACAAAGCACAAACCAAGTTTGATTGAAAAAATTGCAGAAAAAATGCATATCATACCTGCTCTGCACGAGGATGGTGAACCTATCGAGCGAATCGTTGAGCCGGGTGACCAGACAAATTTTCCACCACCGGAAAAGTGGGATGACTGGACAGAATATGAAGCCACCAGCGGACACAATCGCCAAAAGAAAAATTATATGATTGTGCCAACCAATTGCTTTAATTGCGAGGCCGGTTGCGGGTTATTGACCTATATCGACAAAGAAACCATGAAGGTGCGTAAGTTTGAAGGCAATCCTTATCATCCGGGGAGTCGTGGACGCAATTGTGCCAAAGGCCCTGCAACCATCAACCAGATAAATGATACAGACCGAATTTTATACCCGCTTAAACGGGTTGGCAAACGCGGCAGTGGTGAATGGGAACGTGTTTCCTGGAATGATGTTTTAGATGACATTTCCGGCAGGCTTAGAAAAGCTATTCAAGAAGGCAGGAATAATGAGATCGCTTATCACGTAGGCCGCCCTGGTCATGAAGGCTATATCGATCGTGTATTGCAATCCTGGGGTGTTGATGGCCATAACAGCCATACAAATGTGTGTTCATCCGGGGCACGGTTTGGCTATGCCATCTGGCACGGTTATGACCGCCCATCACCGGATCATGCTAATGCCCGGTTCATTTTATTAATCAGTGCCCACCTGGAATCAGGCCATTATTTTAATCCACACGCCCAGCGCATAATTGAAGGTTTGATGAATGGTGCTCAAATGGCTGTGATGGATCCGCGCCTTTCTAACACCGCCAGTATGGCTAATTTCTGGATGCCAACTTATCCGGGAAGCGAAGCCGCTGTTTTGCTGGCCATGGCAAAAATCATTTTGGATGAAGGTTTATTTAACGAAAAATTTATGAAGGACTGGGTAAACTGGCAGGATTATCTGCAAGCGGAATACCCGGCTGATGAAGTAACATTTGATAATTTTATAAAAGCTCTGCGCGAAGAATATGCAGAATATACACCAGAGTTTGCAGCCAAAGAAGCCCAAATTGATGCAAACACCATCGTAGAAGTTGCCCGCAAGATTGGAGCAGCGGGTGAACATTTTGCAACTCATAACTGGCGTAGTGCGGGAAGCGGAAATTTGGGAGGCTGGGCTGTTGCGCGCTGTCTGCATTTTCTTAACGTTCTTACAGGCAGCGTTGGGACAGTAGGTGGTACACAACCTAGCGCCTGGAATAAGTATAAACCGGATACACCAAACAAACCGCCGGCACAAAAATTTTGGAATCTGCTTCATTTTCCGGATGAATACCCGCTGGCTTTTTTTGAAATGAGTTTTCTATTGCCTCACTTTCTTAAGGAAGGCCGTGGAAAAATGGATGTTTATTTTTCACGGGTGTTTAATCCTGTTTGGACATACCCCGATGGGTTTAGCTGGATGGAGGTTTTACAGGATGAAGAAAAAATGGGTATGCACATTGCCCTAACACCAACTTGGAACGAAACTGCTTATTATGCCGATTATGTCCTGCCAATGGGCCACTCTGCTGAGCGGCACGATATTATCAGCTATGAAACGCATTCCGGAAAATGGATGGGCTTTCGCCAACCGGTTTTAAGGGAAGCGATGCGAAGGCAAGGCAAAGATGTTGAGTTTACCTACCAGGCCAATCCGGGAGAAGTATGGGAAGAAGATGAGTTTTGGATAGAACTTTCCTGGCGGATTGATCCGGATGGCAGTATGGGAATTAAAAAACATTTTGAGTCGCCTTATCGCTCGGCTGAAAAGATGACCATCGAAGAATATTACCAGTATATTTTTGAGCGCGTACCCGGGTTGCCTGAAAAGGCGAAAGAAGAAGACTTATCTCCTCTGAATTATATGCGAAAATATGGTGCTTTCGAAATTGAAAAATCGACGTACAATAAGCACATGGATGAAGTTTCAGAAGAAGCATTAAAAAATACTTCAGTGAATGAAGATGGTGCTGTTATTAAAGATGGCAAAGTTATTGGTGTTCAGGTCGATGGCAAAGCGCGGGTTGGATTTCATACACCTTCCAAAAAACAAGAATTCTATTCACAAACCATGGTTGATTGGAAATGGCCGGAGTATAAAATCCCGGTTTACATTAAAAGCCACATTCAGGAGGAAAAAATGGATCGCGAAAAAGGCGACTTTCCATTGGTCCCAACATTCCGCTTACCAACTCTAATCCATTCACGCTCGGCAAACGCAAAGTGGCTCACAGAAATATCAAATCGCAATCCCATCTGGATGCACACATCGGATGCTGAAAAGTTTGGTATTAAAAGTGATGATATGATCCGCGTTAATACTGGCATTGGTTATTTTGTTGACAAAGTTTGGGTGACAGAAGGAATGAAACCAGGCGTGATTGCTTGCTCGCACCACATCGGGCGTTGGAAAAGACCGCAAGATAAAATGGGTGGAAATCGCTGGGCATCGAATACTGTTACTTTGGAAAATGATGGCAGTCAATGGAAAATGCGCGTAGTTGATGGCATCCGGCCTTATAAAAGTACCGATGCAGATTCATCAAGGATTTTCTGGACTGACGGAGGCGTGCATCAAAATATTACGCATGAAGTTCACCCAGACCCAATTAGCGGAATGCATTGCTGGCATCAAAAGGTACGGATTGAAAAAGTACATGAAGGTGATCGCTATGGTGATGTTGTTGTGGACACGGATAAGTCATTTGAAATATATAAGGAATGGTTAAAGATGACCCGTCCTGCTCCGGGACCAGATGGATTAAGAAGACCATTATGGTTTGCCCGGCCGGTAAGACCTGTAGAAGAGCTTTTTTATATTAATAATGAAATTGAGAAAAAATAA
- a CDS encoding T9SS type A sorting domain-containing protein, with protein sequence MKLCIYTSISVLLISGFAFSQVTINPDDLLGLIGKSGTVEEDTSGFINVSPGPAGANQTWDFSTTSLVAEESIMEFLDPKNTCCADSFPSSNFANLQYYSGENPDSVYGYFEVTSSSIYFFGVAGKEDDSTSVLFLDEDIAPLPLNYGASWTSVSSDTFFGGVFAVVFRDSTYSEVDAWGSITVPAGTFESLRIRDNYTEYEYVYFDGSIVSSDTSTTINYEWVTKNNFLAATMESQDGETNPNFSMAAYMSRLKSSGPTSIADHSHLNNPNSFELFQNYPNPFNPETVIKFNLAQVENVRLDVFDTNGKRIKSLVNGQKSAGIHSIIWNGKNADGINVASGIYYYSLSIAGKKIAHRKMVLIR encoded by the coding sequence ATGAAACTATGCATTTATACCTCGATATCTGTTTTGCTAATATCCGGATTTGCTTTTAGTCAGGTAACTATTAATCCGGATGATCTATTGGGGTTAATCGGTAAAAGTGGTACTGTAGAAGAAGATACCAGTGGTTTTATCAATGTTTCACCGGGGCCGGCAGGTGCAAACCAAACCTGGGATTTTAGTACAACTTCCCTGGTAGCGGAAGAGTCGATTATGGAGTTTCTGGATCCGAAAAATACGTGCTGTGCCGATTCCTTCCCTTCCTCAAATTTTGCCAACCTGCAATATTATTCCGGTGAAAACCCGGATTCAGTTTATGGGTATTTCGAAGTAACCTCTTCATCAATATACTTTTTCGGAGTTGCCGGGAAAGAGGATGATAGCACTTCAGTTCTCTTTCTAGATGAAGATATTGCCCCATTGCCATTAAATTATGGCGCCAGTTGGACATCTGTATCAAGTGATACATTTTTTGGAGGAGTTTTCGCGGTTGTTTTCAGGGATTCAACCTACTCTGAAGTTGATGCCTGGGGCTCAATAACAGTTCCGGCCGGTACATTTGAAAGTTTACGGATAAGAGACAACTACACAGAATATGAATATGTTTATTTTGACGGGAGCATTGTAAGTAGTGATACAAGTACTACTATAAATTACGAATGGGTAACCAAAAATAATTTTCTTGCCGCCACAATGGAAAGCCAGGATGGTGAAACCAATCCTAATTTTTCAATGGCCGCATATATGTCGCGGCTTAAATCTTCAGGGCCTACTTCAATTGCAGATCATTCTCATTTAAATAATCCAAATAGTTTTGAGCTGTTCCAGAATTACCCAAACCCTTTTAATCCTGAAACTGTGATTAAATTTAATTTGGCTCAGGTTGAAAATGTACGGCTTGATGTTTTTGACACGAACGGAAAACGGATTAAATCACTTGTAAATGGGCAAAAATCTGCAGGAATTCACAGCATTATTTGGAATGGAAAAAATGCAGATGGTATAAATGTGGCAAGTGGTATTTACTATTATTCATTAAGCATTGCAGGAAAAAAAATTGCTCACCGTAAAATGGTTTTGATAAGATAG